In a single window of the Streptococcus ilei genome:
- a CDS encoding response regulator transcription factor, whose translation MTKRILLVENEKNLARFIDLELQKAGYVVDLVEQGEMALKLLQATEYDLILLNYELEDMSGEEFAQRLSKIRPAAVLIVLDSREKISEHMESIQRFAVSYVIKPFVISDLVEKIIAIFRGRDFIDQHCNQMKVPTSYRNLRIDVENHMVYRGEEVIDLTRREYDLLATLMGSKHVLSREQLLERVWKYESTAETNIVDVYIRYLRGKIDLPGQKSYIKTVRGVGYQMQE comes from the coding sequence ATGACAAAGCGGATATTACTAGTAGAAAATGAAAAGAATTTAGCGCGCTTTATTGATTTAGAACTTCAGAAAGCTGGCTATGTAGTTGATTTGGTAGAACAAGGGGAAATGGCCTTGAAACTCCTGCAGGCTACAGAATATGATTTAATTCTTCTCAATTACGAACTAGAAGATATGAGTGGGGAAGAGTTTGCCCAGCGTCTGAGCAAGATTCGTCCTGCAGCAGTCTTGATTGTCTTGGATAGTCGTGAGAAAATTTCAGAGCATATGGAGAGTATCCAACGATTTGCAGTATCTTATGTCATCAAACCATTCGTGATCAGTGATTTGGTTGAGAAAATCATCGCTATTTTTAGAGGCCGTGATTTTATTGACCAACATTGTAATCAGATGAAAGTTCCCACTTCCTATCGGAATTTGCGAATTGATGTCGAGAATCATATGGTGTATCGGGGAGAAGAAGTAATTGATCTGACACGTCGTGAATATGATTTATTAGCAACTTTGATGGGAAGCAAACATGTCCTTAGTCGGGAGCAACTCTTAGAGCGGGTGTGGAAATATGAGAGTACAGCAGAAACCAATATCGTTGATGTCTATATTCGCTATCTTCGTGGGAAAATAGATCTTCCAGGACAAAAGAGCTATATCAAAACTGTCC
- a CDS encoding LemA family protein, which translates to MIWIILGVLVVLVLMVVGVYNGLVKSRMQTREAWSQIDVQLKRRNDLIPNLIETVKGYAKYEGDTLAKVTQLRQQVAQASSPAEAMAASDALSRQVAGIFAVAENYPDLKANTNFMQLQEELTNTENKISYARQLYNSVTSNYNVKLETFPTNVIAGMFGFKQAEFLQVPEEEKAVPKVDFSGLGD; encoded by the coding sequence ATGATTTGGATTATTCTTGGGGTCTTAGTGGTCCTTGTGTTGATGGTAGTAGGAGTTTACAACGGTTTAGTGAAAAGTCGGATGCAAACTCGTGAAGCTTGGAGTCAAATTGACGTGCAATTGAAACGTCGGAATGACTTGATTCCAAATTTGATCGAAACCGTTAAAGGGTATGCTAAGTACGAAGGAGATACACTAGCAAAAGTAACTCAACTTCGCCAACAAGTAGCGCAAGCATCTTCACCTGCAGAAGCAATGGCAGCCAGTGATGCTCTTTCACGTCAAGTGGCAGGTATCTTTGCGGTGGCTGAAAACTACCCAGACTTGAAAGCTAACACCAACTTCATGCAATTGCAAGAAGAATTGACTAACACAGAAAACAAAATTTCTTATGCTCGTCAATTGTACAACAGTGTCACAAGCAACTACAATGTCAAGTTGGAAACTTTCCCAACAAACGTGATTGCTGGAATGTTTGGCTTCAAACAAGCCGAATTCCTTCAAGTGCCTGAAGAAGAAAAAGCTGTACCAAAGGTGGATTTTAGCGGATTAGGAGACTAA
- the gndA gene encoding NADP-dependent phosphogluconate dehydrogenase has protein sequence MTKANFGVVGMAVMGRNLALNIESRGYTVAIYNRSKEKTEDVVACHPEKNFVPSYDIESFVNSIEKPRRIMLMVQAGPGTDATIQALLPHLDKGDILIDGGNTFYKDTIRRNEELANSGINFIGTGVSGGEKGALEGPSIMPGGQKEAYELVADVLEEISAKAPEDGKPCVTYIGPDGAGHYVKMVHNGIEYGDMQLIAESYDLMQHLLGLSAQDMAEIFTEWNKGELDSYLIEITADILGRKDDEGQDGPIVDYILDAAGNKGTGKWTSQSALDLGVPLSLITESVFARYISTYKEERVHASKVLPKPAAFKFEGDKAELIEKIRQALYFSKIISYAQGFAQLRVASKENNWNLPFADIASIWRDGCIIRSRFLQKITDAYNRDADLANLLLDEYFLDVTAKYQQSVRDIVALAVQAGVPVPTFSAAITYFDSYRSADLPANLIQAQRDYFGAHTYQRKDKEGTFHYSWYDEK, from the coding sequence ATGACTAAAGCAAACTTTGGTGTTGTTGGTATGGCCGTAATGGGTCGTAACCTTGCCCTTAATATTGAATCTCGTGGATACACAGTTGCTATCTATAACCGTAGTAAAGAAAAAACAGAAGATGTTGTTGCTTGCCATCCTGAAAAGAACTTTGTGCCAAGCTATGATATCGAAAGCTTTGTAAACTCAATCGAAAAACCACGTCGTATCATGCTCATGGTTCAAGCTGGACCTGGTACAGATGCAACCATCCAAGCCCTTCTTCCACACTTGGATAAAGGCGATATCTTGATTGACGGAGGAAACACTTTCTACAAAGATACTATCCGTCGTAATGAAGAGTTGGCCAACTCTGGTATCAACTTTATCGGTACTGGTGTCTCTGGTGGTGAAAAAGGTGCCCTTGAAGGTCCTTCTATCATGCCTGGTGGACAAAAAGAAGCGTATGAATTGGTAGCAGACGTTCTTGAAGAAATCTCTGCCAAAGCACCAGAAGATGGCAAACCATGTGTGACTTACATCGGTCCTGATGGAGCTGGTCACTATGTGAAAATGGTCCACAACGGTATCGAGTATGGGGACATGCAATTGATCGCAGAAAGCTATGACTTGATGCAACACTTGCTTGGACTTTCAGCTCAAGATATGGCTGAAATCTTCACTGAGTGGAACAAGGGCGAATTGGACAGCTACTTGATCGAAATCACGGCTGATATCCTTGGACGTAAAGATGATGAAGGTCAAGATGGACCAATCGTAGACTATATTTTGGATGCTGCAGGAAACAAGGGAACTGGTAAATGGACTAGCCAATCAGCGCTTGACCTTGGTGTGCCTTTGTCACTTATTACGGAGTCAGTATTTGCACGTTACATCTCTACTTACAAAGAAGAACGTGTACACGCTAGCAAGGTGCTTCCAAAACCAGCAGCCTTCAAATTTGAAGGAGATAAGGCTGAGTTGATTGAAAAGATCCGTCAAGCCCTTTACTTCTCAAAAATCATTTCATACGCACAAGGTTTTGCACAATTGCGTGTCGCTTCTAAAGAAAATAACTGGAACTTGCCATTTGCAGACATCGCTTCTATCTGGCGCGATGGATGTATCATCCGTTCTCGTTTCTTGCAAAAGATCACGGATGCATACAACCGTGATGCAGACCTTGCTAACCTTCTTTTGGATGAGTACTTCTTGGATGTCACTGCTAAGTACCAACAATCTGTTCGTGATATCGTAGCTCTTGCTGTTCAAGCAGGTGTACCAGTACCTACTTTCTCAGCAGCCATCACTTACTTCGATAGCTACCGTTCAGCGGATCTTCCAGCTAACTTGATTCAAGCGCAACGTGACTACTTTGGTGCCCACACATACCAACGTAAAGACAAAGAAGGTACTTTCCACTATTCTTGGTACGACGAAAAATAA
- the rsmG gene encoding 16S rRNA (guanine(527)-N(7))-methyltransferase RsmG encodes MKPEEFYDRLADLGFPLTDRQKEQYERYFELLVEWNEKINLTAITDKDEVYLKHFYDSIAPILQGLIENQPIRLLDIGAGAGFPSLPMKILFPELDVTIIDSLNKRINFLHLLAEELGLSGVHFYHGRAEDFAQDKAFRAQFDIVTARAVARMQVLSELTIPYLKVGGRLLALKASNAPEELEEAKNALNILFSKVEDNLQYELPNGDPRYITVVEKKKETPNKYPRKAGMPNKRPL; translated from the coding sequence ATGAAACCAGAAGAATTTTATGACCGTTTAGCCGACCTCGGCTTCCCACTAACTGATCGACAAAAAGAGCAATACGAACGCTATTTCGAGCTCCTCGTGGAATGGAATGAGAAAATTAATCTCACCGCTATCACCGATAAAGATGAAGTCTATCTCAAGCATTTTTATGATTCTATCGCACCCATTTTACAAGGTTTGATTGAAAACCAACCCATCCGTCTCTTGGATATCGGCGCTGGTGCTGGCTTTCCGAGTCTACCAATGAAGATCCTATTCCCTGAGCTAGATGTGACCATTATTGATTCCCTCAATAAGCGAATCAATTTCCTTCATTTACTAGCTGAAGAGTTGGGTTTGAGCGGAGTACATTTCTACCATGGACGAGCTGAGGACTTTGCACAAGACAAGGCCTTTCGTGCCCAATTTGATATCGTAACTGCCCGCGCGGTTGCCCGCATGCAGGTTCTCTCTGAACTGACCATCCCTTACCTGAAAGTAGGGGGACGTCTCCTCGCTCTCAAGGCCAGCAATGCTCCAGAAGAGTTGGAAGAAGCAAAAAATGCCCTCAACATCCTTTTTAGCAAGGTCGAAGACAATCTACAGTATGAATTGCCAAATGGAGATCCTCGTTACATCACTGTTGTGGAGAAGAAAAAAGAAACTCCTAATAAATATCCAAGAAAAGCTGGCATGCCCAATAAGCGGCCATTGTAG
- a CDS encoding transporter, translating to MKLLFRNPIFALLSLSRFLNTIGAAIYNLVFVVFAASMPHPSLAVGIANLIVFIPSLFTIFIGMKADHTAKKADWLIRMGFLQAILFVIIALMTKIPGYLAFSIVCFLNIVSDCFSDYRGGLQLPIMQKNIPSEDLMEAYSFNQLLSMVCSISGQALGVWLLAISHQNFALVASINALTFLLSSTCLFIRRSQLTHEPIQVESSKNVSFLQECRDMYRNVTTIFADEEVHNFGKLLLSLIFINALGGSISGIYNLQLLHSPFFHLSFSQSLLILEAVTILSMVWASLTPHDYFSKQSLHHILLWIASGLSILGLTNILVRWDILSLLLITFLSYLVAKINPKVSSLLMSKLPAEKLASTSSFLGLMVSFAMPLGTALFSSLAIWNLSLAWGIFAFLGFGTVLLSSK from the coding sequence ATGAAACTCTTATTTCGCAATCCCATCTTTGCCTTACTCAGTCTTTCACGTTTTTTGAATACCATTGGTGCTGCAATATACAACCTTGTCTTTGTGGTCTTTGCCGCTAGCATGCCCCATCCAAGTCTCGCAGTTGGGATCGCCAATCTCATTGTTTTTATCCCAAGTCTTTTCACCATTTTCATTGGAATGAAGGCCGATCACACCGCTAAAAAAGCTGACTGGCTAATCCGAATGGGCTTTCTGCAAGCTATTCTTTTCGTCATCATTGCACTGATGACCAAGATTCCAGGTTACCTGGCCTTTTCGATCGTTTGCTTCTTAAATATTGTGTCAGATTGTTTCAGTGATTATCGCGGGGGCTTGCAACTTCCCATTATGCAGAAGAACATCCCTAGCGAGGATCTGATGGAAGCCTATTCCTTTAATCAACTGCTTAGTATGGTCTGCTCGATTTCTGGACAAGCCCTAGGAGTTTGGCTTCTAGCCATCAGCCATCAAAACTTTGCACTTGTTGCTTCGATCAATGCTCTGACATTTCTCCTTTCTTCCACTTGTCTTTTCATCCGACGAAGTCAACTGACCCACGAACCTATTCAAGTGGAATCTAGTAAGAACGTTTCTTTCCTTCAAGAATGTCGAGACATGTATCGCAATGTCACCACTATCTTTGCAGACGAAGAGGTTCACAATTTTGGAAAACTTCTCCTATCCTTAATTTTCATCAATGCCTTAGGGGGATCCATCTCTGGGATCTACAATTTGCAACTGCTTCACTCTCCCTTCTTTCATTTGAGCTTCAGCCAATCTCTCTTGATTTTAGAAGCTGTAACGATCTTAAGTATGGTCTGGGCTAGCCTGACACCCCATGACTATTTTTCCAAGCAATCGCTCCATCATATCCTACTGTGGATTGCAAGTGGCCTGAGCATCCTTGGCCTCACAAATATTTTGGTACGCTGGGATATCCTTTCCCTTTTACTCATCACTTTCCTCAGTTATCTTGTTGCAAAAATAAATCCAAAAGTTTCCAGTCTTTTAATGAGCAAACTGCCAGCTGAAAAATTAGCTTCTACCTCTAGCTTTTTGGGACTGATGGTAAGCTTTGCCATGCCACTTGGAACAGCCCTTTTCTCTAGCTTAGCTATCTGGAACCTCTCTCTTGCTTGGGGAATATTTGCCTTCCTTGGTTTCGGTACTGTCCTCTTATCAAGCAAATAA
- a CDS encoding helix-turn-helix domain-containing protein: MKDIGAVFRQIRESRHISLEEATGGEFSRSMLSRFERGENDLTTQRFFHALQQIKTSLSEFSHLAGIDQHSFIPKLLKEHYENMSLEHDQALYQSYQLAYQKEHKKEDFLASIILKAQMLGNFTEVELTANQEELDFLYDYLFSVMVWGNFELSLFSLTSPLFSSQLYRQYTEELVQREDFKLLLDSSLPALNSIFLNGFFLAISSNEFEDASYFDQLIKDHFYSENEAYLRTVYLYAKGEFLYRKGEKETGLEKMEQAIQVLSILDCKDSVNYYKQSMQELFKES, translated from the coding sequence ATGAAAGACATCGGAGCAGTTTTTCGACAAATACGGGAAAGTCGCCATATTTCATTAGAAGAAGCTACAGGCGGGGAGTTTTCGCGCTCCATGCTGTCACGATTTGAAAGAGGAGAAAATGACCTGACGACCCAACGCTTTTTTCATGCCTTGCAACAGATCAAAACAAGCCTCAGTGAGTTTTCCCATCTAGCAGGGATCGATCAGCACTCCTTTATCCCCAAATTGTTGAAAGAGCACTATGAAAACATGAGCTTGGAACATGATCAAGCCTTGTACCAAAGCTACCAGCTAGCTTATCAGAAAGAGCACAAAAAAGAAGACTTCTTAGCCAGCATTATTCTCAAGGCCCAAATGCTTGGCAACTTTACTGAGGTAGAGTTGACTGCTAACCAAGAGGAACTAGATTTCCTCTATGACTACCTCTTCTCTGTCATGGTCTGGGGAAATTTTGAATTAAGCCTATTTTCACTAACCTCTCCACTTTTTTCCAGTCAGCTCTATCGACAGTACACAGAGGAATTGGTCCAACGGGAGGACTTCAAGCTTCTCCTAGACTCTTCTCTTCCTGCCCTCAACTCTATTTTTCTCAATGGATTTTTTCTGGCCATCAGTTCGAATGAATTTGAAGATGCATCTTATTTTGATCAGCTAATCAAGGACCACTTTTACTCCGAAAACGAAGCCTACCTTCGGACCGTTTATCTCTATGCCAAAGGGGAATTTCTCTATCGAAAGGGAGAAAAAGAAACTGGTCTTGAAAAGATGGAACAGGCCATCCAGGTCCTTTCTATTTTGGATTGTAAGGACAGCGTCAACTACTACAAACAGAGCATGCAAGAACTCTTCAAGGAATCTTAA
- a CDS encoding flotillin family protein: MDTLFIPGWLITGLIVAVIIVVLLVKGYVNAKPNEVVVITGLRKQRHLRGKAGFMIPFVEQRSYLDIEQFSTDVRTSEAVPTLDFINVRADAAVKLKIGTTDEMIARAAENFLNWNTTDISNSVQDVLEGNLREVIGQMELRKMVNDRQEFASKVQDNVAPDLAKMGLEVIAFTVQSFSDEGGVIDNLGIENVETIKKDALIAKAKAERERKEVEAEQDKLANDKRVAADLEIAQKQNELKLKQAALKQEADIAQAKADAAKGIEAEVQRREQERVAAEANIMKQEKEAEVKEREVKVREQELDANIRKQAEAEKYARQQAAEAELIERQRKAEAELFETQKEAEARKAQAEAEKFAQLQEAEAIEAKGRAEAEAIRLKLEAEAKGLDQKAEAMKKMQEAAITEMVVDKLPEIARAVAEPLTKVDKITMYGEGNASKMVGDIMQSIDQVSQGAGFDIRQLLAGALGVNMTVNKLKEGEQPVIEADELASKED; this comes from the coding sequence ATGGATACATTATTTATTCCAGGCTGGTTGATAACAGGTCTCATTGTTGCTGTCATTATTGTAGTTTTGCTTGTAAAAGGCTACGTGAACGCTAAACCAAACGAAGTTGTTGTTATTACAGGTCTTCGGAAGCAACGCCACTTACGCGGGAAAGCTGGTTTTATGATTCCCTTTGTCGAACAACGCTCTTATCTTGATATTGAGCAATTCTCGACAGATGTTCGGACATCTGAAGCAGTCCCAACACTGGACTTCATTAACGTCCGTGCCGATGCAGCTGTTAAATTAAAAATCGGTACAACCGATGAGATGATTGCCCGTGCTGCAGAGAACTTCTTGAACTGGAATACGACAGATATTTCCAATTCTGTCCAAGATGTCTTGGAAGGAAACTTGCGGGAAGTGATCGGTCAGATGGAGCTCCGTAAGATGGTCAATGACCGTCAAGAGTTTGCCTCAAAGGTGCAAGACAACGTAGCGCCAGACTTGGCTAAAATGGGTCTGGAAGTCATCGCCTTTACGGTTCAATCTTTCTCTGATGAAGGGGGAGTCATTGATAACCTTGGTATCGAAAATGTTGAAACCATCAAGAAGGATGCCTTGATTGCTAAAGCCAAAGCAGAACGCGAGCGCAAAGAAGTAGAAGCGGAACAAGATAAGCTAGCCAACGACAAACGCGTCGCAGCCGACCTTGAAATCGCGCAAAAACAAAATGAGTTGAAACTCAAACAAGCAGCCCTCAAGCAAGAAGCAGATATTGCTCAAGCCAAGGCAGATGCTGCGAAAGGGATTGAGGCAGAAGTGCAACGTCGTGAACAAGAGCGCGTGGCAGCTGAAGCCAACATCATGAAACAAGAGAAAGAAGCGGAAGTTAAGGAACGCGAAGTTAAGGTTCGTGAGCAAGAATTGGATGCCAACATCCGTAAGCAAGCCGAAGCTGAAAAGTATGCTCGTCAACAAGCAGCCGAAGCAGAATTGATCGAACGCCAACGCAAGGCGGAAGCTGAACTTTTCGAAACACAAAAAGAAGCGGAAGCTCGGAAAGCTCAAGCCGAAGCAGAGAAATTTGCCCAATTGCAAGAGGCAGAAGCCATCGAAGCCAAAGGTCGTGCAGAAGCTGAAGCCATTCGCTTGAAACTAGAAGCCGAAGCCAAAGGTTTGGACCAAAAGGCAGAAGCGATGAAGAAAATGCAAGAAGCAGCCATTACTGAAATGGTCGTTGATAAGTTGCCTGAAATTGCGCGTGCTGTCGCTGAGCCATTGACCAAGGTGGATAAGATCACCATGTATGGTGAAGGAAACGCCTCTAAGATGGTGGGTGATATCATGCAAAGTATCGATCAAGTCTCTCAAGGAGCTGGATTTGATATCCGTCAATTACTAGCAGGAGCTCTTGGGGTCAATATGACGGTCAACAAACTCAAAGAAGGAGAACAACCGGTCATTGAAGCGGATGAATTAGCTTCAAAAGAAGATTAA
- a CDS encoding YceD family protein — protein MNLYTQEIRKNPEGLAFDQELDLLKELQKRNPEILDLKDVTATGRVAYDTGLYVLDYQLTYTIVLASSRSMEPVELQESYPVTEVFAEDAQSEADIEALEEDLILPIEGGRIDLSESVADNILLNIPLKVLTPEEEAGHGFIEGNDWKIMTEEEYQEAQAVKKEENSPFAGLQGLFEEE, from the coding sequence ATGAACTTATATACACAAGAAATCCGTAAAAATCCTGAAGGACTGGCTTTTGATCAAGAGTTGGATTTGCTAAAAGAATTGCAAAAGCGCAATCCAGAAATTCTTGATTTAAAGGATGTGACAGCGACAGGGCGAGTAGCCTATGATACAGGTCTCTATGTCTTGGATTACCAATTGACCTATACCATCGTCCTTGCCTCTAGCCGAAGCATGGAACCCGTTGAGCTTCAAGAGAGCTATCCTGTGACAGAGGTGTTCGCTGAGGACGCACAGTCAGAGGCAGATATCGAAGCTCTTGAGGAAGATCTGATCCTTCCCATCGAAGGGGGCAGAATTGATCTGAGTGAAAGCGTGGCAGATAATATCCTGCTCAATATTCCTCTCAAGGTTCTCACTCCGGAAGAAGAGGCCGGACACGGCTTTATCGAGGGCAATGATTGGAAAATCATGACAGAAGAAGAGTACCAAGAAGCTCAAGCGGTTAAGAAAGAAGAAAATAGTCCTTTTGCTGGTCTCCAAGGTTTATTTGAGGAAGAATAG
- the htpX gene encoding zinc metalloprotease HtpX yields the protein MLFDQIASNKRRTWILLIAFFILLALIGAAVGYLWLGSSLGGVILALIIGGIYAISMIFQSTEVVMRMNGAREVTEEQAPQLYHIVQDMAMVAQIPMPRVYIVDDPSMNAFATGSNPQNAAVAATTGLLAVMNREELEGVIGHEVSHIRNYDIRISTIAVALASAITMLSSIGGRMMWWGGGRRRDDDREGGSGLEIIILILSLIAIVLAPLAATLVQLAISRQREFLADASSVELTRNPQGMINALLKLDNSVPMQREVDSASSALFINDPKKESGFQKLFYTHPPIAERVERLRRM from the coding sequence ATGCTGTTTGACCAAATTGCAAGCAATAAAAGGAGAACCTGGATTCTCCTTATTGCTTTTTTCATACTCTTGGCCCTCATCGGAGCAGCCGTCGGCTACCTCTGGTTAGGCTCCTCTCTTGGTGGTGTCATCCTAGCTTTGATTATTGGTGGAATCTATGCGATTAGTATGATTTTTCAATCGACAGAGGTAGTGATGCGGATGAACGGGGCGCGTGAGGTGACGGAAGAGCAAGCCCCTCAACTCTACCATATTGTCCAAGATATGGCCATGGTAGCTCAAATCCCTATGCCTCGGGTCTATATTGTAGATGATCCATCCATGAATGCATTTGCGACGGGGTCTAATCCTCAAAATGCTGCTGTTGCAGCAACGACAGGTCTTCTAGCTGTGATGAACCGTGAGGAATTGGAGGGAGTCATCGGACACGAAGTCAGCCATATTCGCAATTACGATATCCGCATCTCTACGATTGCAGTTGCCCTTGCTAGTGCCATCACCATGCTCTCTAGTATTGGAGGACGGATGATGTGGTGGGGCGGTGGTCGTAGACGGGATGATGATCGAGAAGGGGGCAGTGGTTTAGAAATTATTATTCTGATCCTTTCCTTGATTGCCATCGTCTTAGCGCCATTAGCGGCGACCTTGGTCCAGTTAGCCATTTCCCGTCAACGGGAGTTCCTAGCGGATGCCTCAAGTGTCGAATTGACACGGAATCCTCAAGGAATGATCAATGCTCTTTTGAAACTGGATAATAGTGTGCCTATGCAACGAGAAGTCGATAGTGCAAGTAGTGCTCTCTTTATCAACGATCCAAAAAAAGAATCAGGTTTTCAAAAGCTCTTTTATACCCACCCACCGATTGCAGAGCGGGTGGAAAGACTAAGAAGAATGTAA
- a CDS encoding carbohydrate kinase family protein — translation MSKALVIGSTVCDIMVYLDRLPSREGDAHIHEQTWSLGGCAFNVVSVLHALGQKVDFISPVGTGVYGDFVKAELEKLSIQTPISVTGANGCCYCFIESDGERTFLSDHGVEYGFQKEWLQPLEQESYDAIYLCGLEVEEPTGMDLIQAVSKLEGQVIFAPGPRGLLIPKDRLEVIYDLQPILHLNELEAKAFSACEEIAEAVKILYQRTGRLVIVTLGEKGAIAYDGSWYEAIGFPTEVLDTVGAGDSHLGAFLAASLQGVDVEDALIFANRLASKVVATRGVHLTQEQYQVLRAELAQN, via the coding sequence ATGTCAAAAGCCTTAGTGATTGGATCCACTGTTTGTGATATTATGGTTTATCTTGATCGTCTACCAAGTAGGGAAGGTGACGCCCATATCCATGAGCAGACTTGGTCTCTTGGAGGGTGTGCCTTTAATGTCGTCTCCGTACTTCATGCTTTAGGTCAAAAGGTTGACTTCATCTCGCCAGTGGGGACGGGTGTCTACGGGGATTTTGTCAAGGCAGAACTAGAAAAGTTGAGCATCCAAACCCCTATTTCAGTAACAGGAGCGAATGGTTGTTGCTATTGTTTCATTGAGTCGGATGGAGAACGAACCTTTTTATCAGATCATGGAGTGGAATATGGTTTTCAGAAGGAATGGCTACAGCCTCTGGAGCAGGAAAGTTATGACGCTATTTATCTCTGTGGCCTTGAAGTAGAAGAGCCGACCGGGATGGATCTCATTCAAGCTGTGTCAAAACTTGAAGGCCAAGTTATCTTTGCACCAGGGCCTCGCGGTCTCTTGATTCCCAAGGACCGACTGGAAGTAATTTATGATCTCCAACCCATCCTCCACCTCAATGAGCTAGAAGCCAAGGCTTTTTCAGCTTGTGAAGAGATTGCTGAAGCAGTTAAGATCCTTTACCAGAGAACAGGACGGTTAGTCATCGTCACTTTAGGAGAAAAAGGAGCTATCGCTTACGATGGTAGCTGGTATGAGGCTATCGGATTTCCGACAGAAGTTCTTGATACCGTAGGAGCAGGAGACAGTCATCTGGGAGCCTTTTTAGCAGCATCCTTGCAAGGGGTAGATGTAGAGGATGCCTTAATCTTTGCTAACCGTTTAGCAAGCAAGGTTGTGGCGACTAGGGGAGTTCATCTGACTCAGGAACAGTACCAAGTACTAAGAGCAGAACTCGCACAAAACTAA
- a CDS encoding SDR family oxidoreductase, which produces MAETILVTGASAGFGQAICQRLVADGHRVIGAARRIEKLQALHKELGEAFYPLQMDVTDLTQVDQALSSLPKAWEQIDVLVNNAGLALGLAPAHEAEIADWLTMIQTNIIGLTYLTRQILPRMVERNEGYVINMGSTAGTVPYPGANVYGASKSFVKQFSLNLRADLAGKQIRVTNIEPGLCEGTEFSSVRFKGDEKRVEALYRDAHAIQPEDIANTVSWLIQQPKHVNVNRIEIMPVSQTFGPQPVYRGD; this is translated from the coding sequence ATGGCAGAAACAATTTTAGTAACAGGAGCTTCCGCTGGCTTTGGTCAAGCTATTTGTCAACGCTTAGTTGCCGATGGTCATCGAGTGATTGGTGCGGCTAGACGCATTGAAAAATTACAGGCTCTTCACAAAGAGCTGGGAGAAGCCTTTTATCCTCTTCAAATGGATGTAACAGATCTCACTCAGGTGGATCAGGCACTTTCCAGTTTACCAAAAGCTTGGGAGCAGATTGATGTCTTGGTTAATAATGCTGGCTTGGCCCTAGGCCTCGCTCCAGCTCATGAAGCAGAGATCGCAGATTGGTTGACCATGATCCAAACCAATATCATCGGTCTGACCTATTTGACCCGACAAATCCTCCCCCGGATGGTGGAAAGAAATGAAGGGTATGTCATCAATATGGGGTCGACTGCTGGGACGGTACCTTATCCAGGGGCCAATGTTTATGGAGCATCCAAATCCTTCGTTAAACAGTTCTCTTTAAATCTGCGTGCCGACCTGGCTGGAAAACAAATTCGGGTGACCAATATTGAACCAGGTCTCTGTGAAGGGACCGAGTTCTCATCGGTTCGCTTTAAAGGGGATGAAAAACGGGTAGAAGCTCTCTATCGAGACGCTCATGCTATTCAACCTGAAGATATAGCCAATACGGTGTCTTGGCTCATTCAACAACCCAAGCATGTCAATGTCAATCGGATTGAAATCATGCCAGTTTCCCAAACCTTTGGCCCTCAACCGGTCTATCGGGGTGACTAG